The sequence GTATCGAGTCTGACAACCGAGTTTGCTCAACGTCACTCGGCAAGGAAATAGGTGCTGATCGAGTCCAGGTTAGCCGGCTTGCGGAACACATGGAATCCCAGGTCGCGGGCCTGGGCCGCCACGTCCGAGGAGGCGTAACCGGTGAGCAGTGCGACCTTCTTGACTCGGTCGCGCAGTCCGGTGACCAGGCTCAGCCCGTCCACGTCGCCCAGGAAGTAGTCGACCAGGATATAGCTGATGCTCTGTTGGGCCACGATTTCGAACACGGTCTTCTCGCAGTCGGCGACCAGAACTTCGAACCCCCGGCGGCGGAAAAACATTTGCGCCGTTTCCAGGAACTCGACCTCGTCGTCGATCACCAGTAGTACCGGTCGGGACTCTTTCTCAGGGATCACCAAGGCACACTCCTTGAATTAGATAGTAGCAGCGAACAGCAACCGATAAAAGCTAAAACAAATCGCAGGCGTGCGACGTAACGAGCGTCGCTATGCGTCCTGGATCAGTCTGACCCAGACCCGGCGCGTGCGCGGCCCGTCGAACTCGCAGAAGTAGATCCCCTGCCAGGTGCCCAGACACAGTCGGCCGTGTTCGACGATCAAGGTCTGGGAACAGCCGACCAGGCTCGACTTGGCGTGGCCCGGCGAGTTGCCCTCGGCGTGGCGGAACTCGGGCAGTTGCGGCAGCAGCCTGTCGAGCACCAGCAGCAGGTCGTGCTGCACGTCCGGATCGGCGTTCTCGTTGATCGTGATCCCGGCCGTGGTGTGCGGCGTGAAGACCACGGCCAGTCCGTCGCGGAATCCGCTTTGCGCCACGATCCGTTCAACTTGGGCCGTGATGTCGATCAGCTGCTGCCGGTCGTTGGTATTGACCTCGAAGTGCTGTTTTTGCGCCATGGGCATCAGGTTAATCCGGCGTCCGCCATCGGGCAAGTCCGGGCTGTGGATCGATGTTGATTGCCGTTGGACTTGAGGGCCCGCGACCGCTAACATTTCGAATCCCAACAGGCAATCAGCGCGGAGGGCCGATGCGCCACGCAACAAAGAACAGCCGCGACCACGCCAGGACCATCGGTCTGGGACCGATCAAGCTGCGGCTGCCGCAAACCCGACTGAGCCTGATGCTGGTCTGCGCCGCGGCCATTGTGCTGGGCAGCCCGGCGTTGATGCTCGGCCGCGAGCTGCGGCTCAAGACCCTAGACCGCGACGTCGACCCGGTGGTGCTGCGCGCCGACCGGCTGCCGGGGCTGATCGGTTCGAACATCGAGAGTCTGGGGCTGCTCGCTGTTCACGACGGACGGCTCGAGCCGATTCCGTTCCAGGTCGACCAACGCGACGAGCAGGGACGCTACGCCTATTACCAGGGCGTCGAGCCCAACCCGGACCAGGACCCGGCGCTGGACGCCAACGACGAGTTGGTCTTCGGCTGCTGGGATGCCGGCGACCGGCTCGATGCGTCGCCCTATCTGCCCGGCGCGGACGCGGCGCTCGAGATCGAGCTGAGCGATCCGGCGGATAACAGCAGCGGCTGGGCCTATTTGGTGCGGTACATCGGCGACGCGCCGCGTTCGGAAATCGACTACGTGCGCTACGATCCGCTGACCGACGAGATCGACGCCGAGCGCTACGAGTTGGGCTTCTCGCCCTCCGCGCCGATTTCGATCGGCAGGCAGCTGGTCAAGGTCGAGGCCGGCGGCTCGGGCCGCAGCATCGCCGACCGGATGAAGATCCGCTTCAGCGGCAAGGTGCTGGGCCTGTTTCCGCTGTCGATCGACGAGGACGGCTTCACCACCATCGTCACCGGTTACATCGACGGGCCGGTGCGCCTGCTGCGCCGCACCGCCAACTGGCAGTACCTGTTCAGCCTGATCCCCACGCCGCGCACCTACCTCGACACCGAGTTCTACGGCCGCTCCATCGGCTACTCGCTGGTGTTCCACGTGCCATTCGACGTGGGCAGCCTGCTCAGCGAGCCGGTGGTGCGGGTCAGCACCGACTCCAACTGCGAGCGGCCGGGGCGGCGCTGGTACAACTCGAACAACCGCCAGGGGGTGGACGTCGACGGCGTGATGTCGCCCGCCGAGCTTACGCTGGACCGCGGCGAATTCGAGTGGACCGTGGTCGCGGGCACGCTGCCCGGCGAGCGCGGCGGCTGGCTGAGCCGCAACATCTACGACCGCGAGGATTTCCCGATCAACTTCGAGCTTTACTACCGCGACGACATGGCCGTCCCCGACCCGCCCGAGGAGCAACCGGGAAGCTGCGCCAACACC comes from Candidatus Alcyoniella australis and encodes:
- a CDS encoding secondary thiamine-phosphate synthase enzyme YjbQ encodes the protein MPMAQKQHFEVNTNDRQQLIDITAQVERIVAQSGFRDGLAVVFTPHTTAGITINENADPDVQHDLLLVLDRLLPQLPEFRHAEGNSPGHAKSSLVGCSQTLIVEHGRLCLGTWQGIYFCEFDGPRTRRVWVRLIQDA
- a CDS encoding response regulator, with amino-acid sequence MIPEKESRPVLLVIDDEVEFLETAQMFFRRRGFEVLVADCEKTVFEIVAQQSISYILVDYFLGDVDGLSLVTGLRDRVKKVALLTGYASSDVAAQARDLGFHVFRKPANLDSISTYFLAE